CCCTAGTTCTGATCAGCTTCAGCTTTATCTTTGCAGCGTCAGACATGAGTTCGTCGCCTTACTGCTTCTAACTCCCAAGAAGGCACCACAACAAGTTAAAACAGCAACTGAAGGAGGAAGCCAAGAACAGTGGCCCTTTTATTCAAGGGGCTGGTTGTTTTACAGCACATTCCCCATTCCCACAATCTCTCTCAGCAGAAGGTGCTTTAGGGTTTGCATGCAAGAGTTCTTCAACTTTAGCTCCCAAGtgaaagggggcggggaggaaactGCCATAtttccggggtgtgtgtgcgtgtttgtgcaGCACAGTGTCTGCATTAGGGCAGCTGCTGTTCCCCACTTGCTCTTCCCATACTTCTGTGGGGCTCTGACTTACTAGTCTAGCAATGATTGTCACCCTACTGCTTCCGTCCGCATGCTTGGCCATATCTGAAGATGCCAGAATAGGATTggctatatatatttatatgtgtgtgtaccTGGCTTCTCCTTTTagctgtggctcccagaagagGCTTTTGAGGGTCCTGTGTGGCAGTTTGCACAGCAACAAACCTGTCTGTTAGCTATCGCTAACGCCACCCACGTCCTCTGGAGCCAAGAAAAcctcatggggggtgggggaagggtcaATGGGGCTCCAATCTTGAGGAAAGTCCCAGGGCAGCACCCCGCTGAGGCTCAGTCATCGTCCTGTTGCAGCTGCTGGTGCCTGCTCTGGTACCACAACATGGTGGGAAGGTTCTGGCAGCCTTGGTAGCGGCGCTGGCGCTCCTCTTCCCCCAGGGGTGGCACAGAGTGGCAGGGCGCCCCTGCTAATGAGACATTGAGCAGCTGGGCTGGGGTACCCGAGCCGAAGACTGCAGACCACGGACCCACCTGCAAGGAACGAGAGAAATTGCTTCACTTAAGGTTGCTCTGGGCCACAACTCAGTCCGTCATCAGCATCAATGCTTATATAGCGCTTCCAATGCATCAGTGTTTCAGGTACATTATCTCAGTATCTTATACAATCGGCCTGTAAGGATGGCCGGTAAAGCAAACTGaattaccatgtttctccgataggcagtttaaccttgtaggttaaactgtaccatccttaataaataaaaaaaagacatcccctgaaaataagccaccatgtgtctttttgaggaaaaataaatataaaacggtgtcttatttttggagaaacacggtaaggcTGCCTGGCTGGCTTCCACATGCTCTAAAAAATGATAAGTTTCAAGTGACTTCCTTTAGTTTGTTGCATCCAACCCTGTGCCATCAGTTGGAATTAACCAATTTAGCCTGGATCCAGActcggctctaggtgtagtcccggcggcgcggggcgccgggccggcaaagccatgcggaagccgtggggcgggggcgccggagcgatctcagcaccagggcgcccgacctgcttgagatggccctgtctGGATCCATTGTACTTGattaaaaaaatcagttcaaaCTACCTTGAATGTACACACCTTTTATCCTTTTCCTTTTAATGGCAACGGTCTGCTTTTGAGCAGTAAAACTAATTGGGTGGGATGTAACAAAATACACGTTTTTCTTTCCAAAGGTGCCATATTGCACATCAAAAGACTCCTTTAGTGCAAGCTAGCTTCCACAAACTTCAGGTGTCATTCTCTAATTGTCATCACAGATGGCCTGTGTGTCAGTTATATGAGCAAAGGTTGGCTCTGGCCATTTGCCAAGTTCTAGTTTACAGCATTGTTGCCTCTACACCTAAGCATTTAGTTCTCAGTCTGTCGTGCTGCCCAATTGATTCCCTACTCTTTCCCTacacacagaggagaaaccaaATTGGTTGCAAGATGGTGCATAAGATGGCTTGGCCttcggcaggcatccccaaatggcagccctccagatgttttggcctacaactcccataatccctagctaacaggaccagtggtcagggatgatgggaattgtagtccaaaacatctggagggccaaagtttggggatgcctggccttagggttgccagactcaatagaggacaggacttctgtgactttaattgccctgctctcttttgagtctggaaacaaagagaaaccagcagaccctttgcttggaaattaaacaaagggtctgctggtttctctttaaggtttccagactcaaaagagagcagcgcaattaaaggcacagaagtcctgtcctctattgagtctggcaaccctacttggccTTACCAGGAGCTGTGATGTTCCCTGAACTTGCTGCACAGCACAGGCCAGTTTTCATCTATGTCAATTTTCCAAGCACCAATGTCCCTACTCCCCGCTCCCCTCCCCTGGAACTGGGAGTAGAGCCCAGGGAGTGCTGCCACCCAGTTAGTGATGCTGCCACTAGAAGCGGCCACTTTGAACTGGAGAGACACCTGTTGCTAGTGCCACCTGCCAGAAAGCAATGTGAGGACTTGGGCTTCCTAGTCACTATTTTGAGCCTCCTGGTATTCTGTCCAGAACAAACGAATGCATCCTTGGCATCTCTTGAGGGACCATCAAttggtggcagagcatatgcatgcagaaggtaccaggttcaaaACCCGGTGTCTCCAGTTGAAAGGATCTGACAGCAGgcgagagccaaggttgcctatgtctgtcCTATGCTCTGCAAACACCAAGTCTTGGACTCCGAACATTCACGGCCCACCTTCCTTCCATGGCACTTACCGGCAATAAATGCTGGAGGAGGCACTGGTCAGGCTGCAGTCCGGCCCAGAACTCGGCAAACGCCGACCCACCGCTGGTGGTAGTGGTGGCAGTGGCGGTGCTACGTATGAGCACCACGTTGGGATGTCGCCGAGATGCCCGCAGCTTCTTCGTCAGTGGCCCCGGATAGCTCTGGTCAAGGAAGAGGAGAACCCGGCGAGCGTTGCAGCTCTCCAAGTCTGCTAGCAGCTCCGAGATGGGGTACCGCTCCTTAGGATCTGCCTGTTGCAGGGAAAGGACAGCTCATCCGCACCTGCCCCTTGGTCacagacacacacgcacacccctcCCCGCTCTACAGTTGGGAGATCAAGGGGATTCCATTGCCTGGGAGTTAAAAGGAGCGGATTAAATGGGAAAGAGCAAGACAGGGCGAGCACCCACTGCAAAGGCCGGTGTTGTTTTCTCCCTGCAGGCACACATGAAAGAGCTGGATGGCCCTTTGAAGggaacagaggagaggagagggctgcaGCCTCCACCTGCAGTTCTGTCagcatctctccttcctccagtCGGGCTTCCCAGGACATGCCTGGACAGGTGGGATGACCTCCTCCACCCCTCTGCAAGAGTGGCTCACTTCACTTTCCATTTCCAGCCTAGGAAACCCCAAAGGAAACGTGGCAAATGGCCAAACGCAGCCCTTTGAGAAGGGCTGGTGCCGCTTTGTATGTGTGCACAAGCATCTTGGGCAGCCGCTCCGCATTTTCCTGCCCCAGTTGGGTTTACTTGGCACCCCTACTTCACTGCTCCCTGCCAGCAATTGATCATGGCTTACCCTATTGTGATAAATGCATGAGTGACAGTCTCCTTTATATCGTTAGCGTCCCCATTCCCTGCTCGGCTAGGCAGTTTACATTAGCATCAATAGCCAAGGTCCTTTTTTGGATGTATCATGATGAAGTAGGATTCATTCATTTAACAAGAtatatataccacttgactgCTGTAAAACCTCCAAGTGGTTTTACTTGTAAGttaacctgctgctgctgctgcttgctttaTTCTGAACCAACCTGTAGCTTTTCCCAACAAGCAACATTCATCTGCACTTTGGCTGAACACTGGGCAGGTGGCCTGTGGCTGTTGTCACGGATTTAAAATTctaacttttaaaaagtgaggagcAGTGAAGAACACCATGACGGGTTTCCTATTGGATTTCTATGGCTGTCTCAATTCACCTGGAGACAATTCCTGGGCAGAGCCACAGACTCCTTGACAAAATAATACGTATGTTTAATAGCACTGCTCATGGGGAGTAATTTAGACCATTTCCTCGATGTATTTCTCCCTCtgatctctctcttcctctgcctAACTTACCTGgtgggttaccccccccccaataaattggcAAGAGATGTGTCCCAAGAGATGATATCCCTGCTGTGAAATAAGCAGCACCACTTTGTAACTTGTGCGGTACTGTATTTCTTGTGCCCCCCCACACGTTAACTCACATATAGAGATTGTGCACCAGAggaggggtgagagggagggagggagggacatacccttctcctctcctccttcagtGATGTCATACCTGGTTCCATCATGCCACCCCACCATCCTCCGATAATGCACACCCCATCCACCCTTAAGCTCTGGAGGGTTTTGGCTACACATGCAAAATTCCAGTAGGAGAGGGTTGGTATCAATAGAGGATGGGATAGAACCTTCCTCCTATCATAGCTAAAGCTAAAGGGCTAAAAAAAGGGAccattcccatcatacctgaacAATGATAGATCAGCTTGGcttggcaattttttaaaaaatcctcaaaaaaagaaaacagcggGTTCATTTTGTCTCCTATACCCTTttgaaatgtggctcttttgggggaggtgttattgggttattgtacttattttgattttatatattgtgatcttttctgtgaactgccctgagacctccaggtatagggtggtatataaattcaatcaatcaatcaatcaatcaatacagaAATGGCTTGTGATGTTTCGTAAAGGGAGTATTGAGACAAGTGCCTGGGACAGCCAATGTTGGCGGCTCCATGGGCAAGTGCTGCTCTGCTCCTCCTAGACAGCCTCTCCCTCGCTTCCagccctgaccccccccccacttacaatGCCATTACGGTTGGCATCCCACAGCAGCATGGTGCCATCGCTGGCTGCTGGGCTGTTGAGGTAGAGCACCAGCGAGTCGGCACAGTGGAGGCTCCTGCAGACCAGGGCCAGGTGGGAGCGAATAGCCAGCTTCTCGGTGGCTGGGTGCACGTCGCCCATCTCCACAGTCACTGTCCGgaaaagaagagggagagagggatctGCTAATCCCATATCCCAAAGGTCTGTCTCCAACCCGCTCCAGTCTCATACACCAAAGCAGCGGTTCCCCCCACAAACCACCCAAAAACGATCGGTCTTGGCACACCACTTAAtgttttttctgcctgttgtaccAATTGGAAAACACCATGCTAGATGCTGCCTGATTTTTCAAGCTGTATTCCAAGTCCTTCTTATATGTTGCGTTTTATTGCGTTCTGTCGTTTCAAATTGTAATGTAATAAAATgcaaggaaagaaaaatgaagaagcATGAAAATACAATTGAGTATTTaatgcgaaccacctgaaagaagCTTGACTACAGTTTGGGAACACCTTCCCTGTGGCATCCTCATTCCTCCTACCGCCACTTGCTCCCTGCCACCACATCCTGCCCACTTGGGAAGGGGCCAGAGTTGGGAGCAGCATGGGAATATTTGCTAGGCTCCCTCATTAGCCCACTCTACAAAATGCCCCACAGGTGGTTTGGTCCATGCTGTGCAGGCATGTAATTTTTGCAGGGACATGTAACCCAAAGGCTAGATTTCACCAGGGCTAGATTACTTATGCATTCACACCCAGCATTTTCTCAAGAGGGATGGACAAGTAGGATGACACTCTGAAAtgcaatacacccccccccctgcagaaccTTGGTGGCAGGGAGAAGGAAGTGCCAGGAACAGAGTCTTGCCTCTGAAGAGCAGCTCAGTGCAGACAGACACCCCTGAGTAGGGCTGGGGGGATATATTGATAGatcatccaaaaccggtttcTGGCCATATTGTGATAACTGTTTCAAAATAAATGACccggcaatatattgtgaatcacacgtgtgtgtgtgtgtgtgtgtgtgtgtgtccacacacacacacacacatattatgcAAAAATCGTGATATTGGAAAACCAGGAACCCCTCCTTATCTCCTCCTTATTCCTTATtttagacattgtgatatatcagtctATCacaatatttagctggtgatatatcacaatattgaaaaccagattatcgcccagccctacctaTGGGCACTGAAAAGTGACCCCCCTAAGGAAACCAAGAGCCCTGTCGCACCATTGCAGCCGACAGCTAGCTCTCTATCGTGCTGGTACCTGAGGCCTGCCCCTCGCTCGCGAAGAAGGCCTTGATGTGCTCTTGGCGGAAGCCGTTCCGTCGAAGCATCTGGTAGAAGAGCAGCAGGTTCTGCGCATGGCGGGGGTAGGTgacctgctcctgccagccaccTGGGGGAGAAGCACAGTAAGCAATCCAGGAAAAAATGGTGGAGGAGAGGCTGAAGCTGGTTGCAAGGGGCATAGTAGCACTAACACTGTTCTTCAAGGAGAAAGGGGGCCCCTTAAGCTCATGCCCACTAGAACAAAGccgttgctcagtggcagagcaagtacagtggtacctcagttttagtacacaattggttccagaagtctgtacttaacctgaagcgtacttaacctgaagcgaactttcccattgaaagtaatgtaaagtggattaatccgttccagatggtccgtggagtacttaaaactgaagcgtacttaacctgaagcgaactttcccattgaaagtaatggaaagtggattagtccgttccagatgggtccgcagagtacttaaactaaaagtactcaaacagaagcaaacttaaaccgaggtatgactgtacttgcacaCAGAAAgacccgggttcaatccctggcgtccCCAGGTAGGGTTGGGCATGTCCGCTGCCTGAagcctggagagccgctgccaatcaGAGTGGCCAATACTCAGCTAAgtggaccaatgggctgactcaGCACAAGGCTGAGCCTCCAGTCAGATTCACCCTCATCCATCCGCTGGCCAAATGCAATGGCTTGCAGTGGTGTGCGGTCAGTGGACAGGGGGACTatgctagtcccctaaatgtccCTGCTAAATTTGATTATTAAAGcctggcgcctccttcccaaagcccaggaagcttctgccagtttagggagggaggcgcgatgctctctcacacacaatgtcGCCCCCTCCCGCAATCGCCCTCACAAGCtgctgcctctggccctaactgttacCCTAGGAAAAAGTTCACCTCACACTGCTGATGGCTTCAGATTCCCAGAACCAGCAGCTCCTCACAGCCCCCAGGCACCACTTCTCACCTACAATCAGCACAGCGTGGTCACATGTCTGGTACATGCGGCAAGACTTGTACAGCGGAAGCTGCTGCCGGTGGCATCGCCGCGTGTTCTTGTTGAGTTCGCAGTAAGCGGCTGTGGAGCTGGAGCTCGCAAGGGGCAGGGGCTCTGGGCAGGGGCTGTATCCACGGAGatctgggaaagaaaaggaagtgtAGCAGgacggcaggaggggagagaatctCAGGCCCATGGAGCACAGAAACTTAAACTTcgtagatagattagatagatagatagatagatagatagatagatagatagatgatagatagatagatagatgatagatgatagatgatagatgatagatgatagatgatagatagatagatagatagatagat
The nucleotide sequence above comes from Zootoca vivipara chromosome 1, rZooViv1.1, whole genome shotgun sequence. Encoded proteins:
- the LOC118090808 gene encoding uncharacterized protein LOC118090808, whose translation is MVVGAQDPKHLQRLNCVDLRGYSPCPEPLPLASSSSTAAYCELNKNTRRCHRQQLPLYKSCRMYQTCDHAVLIVGGWQEQVTYPRHAQNLLLFYQMLRRNGFRQEHIKAFFASEGQASVTVEMGDVHPATEKLAIRSHLALVCRSLHCADSLVLYLNSPAASDGTMLLWDANRNGIADPKERYPISELLADLESCNARRVLLFLDQSYPGPLTKKLRASRRHPNVVLIRSTATATTTTSGGSAFAEFWAGLQPDQCLLQHLLPVGPWSAVFGSGTPAQLLNVSLAGAPCHSVPPLGEEERQRRYQGCQNLPTMLWYQSRHQQLQQDDD